One window of the Salvia splendens isolate huo1 chromosome 1, SspV2, whole genome shotgun sequence genome contains the following:
- the LOC121769432 gene encoding uncharacterized protein LOC121769432, whose amino-acid sequence MTILQISLVFSLLKFLFSYILYVRFDRIFKLHTLNHEYFVSKIIFSESRSINIEELIHAFRFLPISSAYRVFHLFQAILLLLLLSLFNNGRVPLGLFLDFLFAGSIVVKGKMPIFPSKMTSPFSAKCGLHTTHINITFVMNRFDLPDLYGSASSDSRYSTLNLEFCFCPYSLGCLPANSKLCCCLLNSSIWYFFCLAPLQQSLS is encoded by the exons ATGACTATACTCCAAATCTCACTCGTATTTTCTTTACTAAAATTTCTCTTCTCCTATATTCTCTATGTCAGATTCGATCGTATCTTCAAACTTCACACTTTAAATCATGAATATTTTGTTTCCAAAATCATATTCTCCGAATCACGCAGCATTAATATTGAGGAATTGATTCACGCTTTTCGATTTTTGCCGATCTCATCAGCTTATCGCGTTTTTCATCTTTTCCAAGctattttgttgttgttgttgttgtcttTGTTCAATAATGGCAG AGTCCCTCTTGGTCTGTTCTTGGATTTTCTCTTTGCTGGCTCCATAGTTGTGAAAGGAAAAATGCCTATTTTTCCATCAAAAATGACTTCTCCATTTTCTGCAAAATGTGGTctacacacaacacacataAACATCACCTTTGTGATGAACCGCTTTGACTTACCTGATCTGTATGGCTCAGCCTCATCTGACAGCAG GTACTCCACTCTGAATTTGGAGTTTTGCTTCTGCCCATATTCTCTGGGTTGTCTTCCTGCTAACTCCAAACTCTGTTGCTGCCTTTTGAATAGCTCCATATGGTACTTCTTCTGCCTGGCTCCATTGCAGCAGTCTTTGAGCTAG